A genome region from Flavobacteriales bacterium includes the following:
- a CDS encoding ParB/RepB/Spo0J family partition protein: MAKKQALGRGLSALLSEPDSDLQKNETHKKEILGGIAELSLEEIHQNPFQPRTNINTEQLEELAASIVQLGVIQPVTVRRVKKEHYELIAGQRRYLAAQMAGLHTIPAYVRLANDQAMLELALVENIQRQEMDPIEIALSYQRLIDECRLTQEEMSNRVGKKRSTITNYLRLLKLNDLIQAGLRDNMISMGHARALINIDDKDAQLFLYEGIIARRLSVREVEQRVKQLKDSSPAKKKSGTPLPFAYQRVNDDLSKRFKAKTEIQRNRYGRGKIIFHFASDEELDRIAELLNNE; the protein is encoded by the coding sequence ATGGCTAAAAAACAAGCTTTGGGTCGAGGCCTGTCGGCATTGCTTTCAGAACCTGATAGCGATCTGCAGAAAAACGAGACCCACAAGAAGGAAATATTGGGCGGCATAGCAGAGCTCAGCCTAGAGGAGATTCATCAAAACCCTTTTCAACCTCGGACGAATATCAATACCGAACAGCTCGAAGAGCTCGCGGCCTCTATCGTTCAGCTCGGGGTCATACAACCCGTGACCGTCCGAAGGGTAAAGAAAGAACACTACGAACTCATCGCCGGTCAACGTCGCTACCTCGCCGCACAAATGGCCGGACTCCACACTATACCGGCCTATGTGAGACTGGCGAACGACCAGGCCATGCTCGAACTCGCCCTGGTCGAGAACATTCAGCGACAAGAGATGGATCCCATCGAGATCGCTCTTTCGTACCAGCGACTCATCGACGAATGCCGGCTCACCCAAGAAGAAATGAGCAACCGCGTGGGTAAGAAGCGCTCGACCATCACGAACTACTTGCGCCTTCTCAAGTTGAACGACCTCATCCAGGCCGGCCTTCGCGACAACATGATCAGCATGGGACATGCACGTGCCCTCATCAATATCGACGATAAAGATGCACAGCTCTTCCTATACGAAGGGATCATTGCGCGACGTTTATCCGTACGAGAGGTCGAGCAGCGCGTTAAACAGCTTAAGGATAGCAGCCCCGCCAAAAAGAAAAGCGGTACTCCACTGCCTTTCGCCTACCAGCGCGTGAATGACGATTTGAGCAAACGATTCAAGGCCAAAACCGAAATTCAAAGAAATCGGTACGGCCGAGGAAAGATCATTTTTCATTTCGCTTCTGACGAAGAGCTCGACCGCATCGCCGAGCTATTGAATAACGAATGA